One Sodalinema gerasimenkoae IPPAS B-353 DNA segment encodes these proteins:
- a CDS encoding NfeD family protein — protein sequence MFNLNQRQTSPNPFRNIRGEATVSKPIYPHRTGRVYCRGTWWSAKCYEEITFITDEIVEVVGIDNITLIVQPVSWKAPSRQPSEVYSQVK from the coding sequence ATGTTTAATCTAAATCAACGACAAACCAGTCCAAACCCCTTTCGCAATATCCGAGGCGAAGCCACGGTCTCAAAACCTATCTATCCTCATCGAACCGGCCGCGTTTACTGTCGGGGAACATGGTGGTCAGCCAAATGTTATGAGGAGATAACATTTATAACTGACGAGATTGTGGAAGTGGTCGGGATTGACAACATCACCCTCATTGTACAGCCGGTTTCCTGGAAGGCTCCGAGTCGCCAACCCTCAGAAGTTTATTCGCAAGTGAAGTAA
- a CDS encoding sulfate ABC transporter substrate-binding protein: MKLRTGQGLRRLIERSKLWKKSVALFLVGTTLSWVISACGGAVGGGDRVELTLVSYAVTRAAYEQIIPQFTQQWQAEHDQDVVIQQSYGGSGSQARAVIDGLEADVVALALALDTQAIEDAGLIEPGWENEAPNDSIIHRSVATIITREGNPKNIQGWDDLARDDVSTITANPKTSGGARWNFLVLWGHKTENGGNEEQALEFVQQVYQNVPILPRNAREATDIFYEQGQGDVLINYENEVLLAQQQGQTLPFVIPESNISIDNPIAVVDANVDRHGTREVAEAFVRFLYTPEAQRAFAEVGFRPVDEAIAGEFSEKYPSLSGLFTVQDLGGWDTVQDKFFADGAIFDDIQANIGR, encoded by the coding sequence ATGAAACTCAGAACTGGCCAAGGTTTAAGACGCTTGATCGAGAGATCGAAGCTCTGGAAAAAAAGCGTTGCCCTATTCCTGGTGGGAACAACCTTAAGCTGGGTGATTTCTGCCTGCGGCGGTGCCGTCGGTGGAGGAGACCGGGTGGAACTCACCTTAGTGTCTTATGCAGTCACCCGGGCCGCCTACGAGCAAATTATCCCCCAGTTCACTCAGCAGTGGCAGGCTGAACATGATCAAGACGTGGTCATTCAACAAAGTTATGGAGGATCAGGTTCTCAAGCCCGAGCTGTCATTGATGGCTTAGAGGCTGATGTAGTGGCGCTAGCCTTAGCCTTGGATACACAAGCCATTGAAGATGCAGGTCTGATCGAACCCGGCTGGGAAAATGAAGCCCCCAATGATTCGATCATCCATCGTTCTGTTGCGACCATCATCACCCGTGAAGGCAACCCCAAAAATATTCAAGGTTGGGACGATTTAGCCCGAGATGACGTCAGTACGATCACTGCCAACCCTAAAACCTCCGGTGGTGCGCGCTGGAACTTTCTAGTCCTCTGGGGTCATAAAACTGAAAATGGGGGTAATGAAGAACAAGCCTTAGAATTTGTGCAACAGGTTTATCAAAATGTGCCTATTTTGCCCCGCAACGCCCGTGAAGCAACGGATATCTTTTATGAACAAGGACAAGGAGATGTGCTGATCAACTATGAAAATGAGGTACTCCTAGCTCAACAACAGGGACAAACGCTACCCTTCGTCATTCCCGAGAGCAACATTTCCATCGATAATCCCATCGCTGTCGTTGATGCCAATGTAGATAGACATGGAACCCGGGAAGTTGCTGAAGCTTTTGTGCGTTTTCTCTATACCCCTGAGGCTCAACGGGCATTTGCTGAAGTGGGCTTCCGTCCCGTTGATGAAGCCATTGCTGGAGAATTTAGCGAAAAATACCCTTCCCTAAGTGGCCTGTTCACCGTCCAAGATCTTGGGGGTTGGGACACAGTCCAAGATAAGTTTTTTGCCGATGGAGCAATTTTTGATGATATTCAAGCCAACATCGGTCGTTAG
- a CDS encoding YidH family protein: protein MFRVSSNLGKREQERSHNPSRVRDHLANERTYLAWIRTSLGLMGIGILLARLRYLIPSLSPGTGHSWFLGLATSFLGMMTIVVCTHNYFSDQKSIDAISYVPVAKWIIFFSSFLLLIGSGLIYTILILPVLP, encoded by the coding sequence ATGTTTAGAGTGAGTAGTAATTTGGGAAAGCGAGAGCAAGAACGTTCCCACAATCCCTCACGAGTTCGAGATCACCTTGCCAATGAGCGGACTTACCTAGCTTGGATCCGCACATCTCTAGGTCTAATGGGGATTGGCATTCTTCTGGCTCGTTTGCGTTACCTAATCCCTAGCCTTTCTCCGGGAACAGGTCACAGTTGGTTTCTTGGCTTAGCTACATCATTTTTAGGAATGATGACGATTGTTGTCTGTACCCATAACTATTTTTCAGACCAAAAATCAATTGACGCAATAAGCTATGTTCCTGTGGCAAAATGGATCATATTTTTTAGTTCCTTTTTGCTGTTAATTGGTTCAGGTTTGATTTATACAATTCTGATTTTGCCGGTTTTACCGTAA
- a CDS encoding sulfate/molybdate ABC transporter ATP-binding protein codes for MTIQVNHLVKRFGNFLALDDINLSVETGSLVALLGPSGSGKSTLLRAIAGLEQPDSGEIYLQNGDVTHAKVQERRVGFVFQHYALFKHLTVRQNIAFPLQIARHPRGYVRQRVGELLDLIKLEGLGDRYPAQLSGGQRQRVALARALAIEPRVLLLDEPFGALDANVRQDLRLWLRRLHDEVHVTTLIVTHDREEAMEIADRIVVMNEGRIEQVGSPQSLYDEPKNPFVMGFLGPVNVLPSDRIAPLTNGNRSPSNQQVLFRPHDIRISLEPDEKTRPAVVGRVIYMGWDVQVELSLADGSIIQATLNSDDFRSLGLTRQQKVYLSLKQTKTFSEANYKYSQVHV; via the coding sequence ATGACGATTCAAGTGAACCATCTCGTGAAACGATTCGGGAACTTCCTGGCACTCGATGATATTAACCTTTCCGTTGAGACGGGGAGTCTGGTTGCTCTTTTAGGACCTTCTGGATCAGGAAAATCAACGTTATTGCGGGCAATTGCTGGCTTAGAACAGCCAGATTCTGGAGAAATTTATCTCCAAAATGGAGATGTAACTCATGCTAAAGTCCAGGAGCGGCGCGTTGGCTTTGTTTTCCAACATTATGCTCTGTTTAAACATCTAACTGTTCGTCAAAATATTGCATTTCCTCTGCAGATTGCTCGTCATCCTAGGGGCTATGTCCGTCAGCGGGTGGGAGAGTTATTAGATTTGATTAAGCTAGAAGGTTTGGGCGATCGCTATCCAGCTCAACTCTCTGGAGGACAACGACAACGGGTCGCTCTCGCCCGAGCGTTAGCGATTGAACCCCGCGTTTTGCTACTCGATGAACCCTTTGGTGCTTTGGATGCTAATGTTCGCCAAGACTTACGGCTTTGGCTGCGTCGTCTCCATGATGAGGTTCACGTGACAACATTAATTGTCACGCACGATCGCGAAGAAGCCATGGAAATTGCTGACAGGATTGTGGTGATGAATGAAGGACGCATCGAGCAAGTAGGCAGTCCCCAAAGTCTCTATGATGAGCCTAAAAATCCCTTTGTTATGGGCTTTCTCGGTCCGGTCAATGTTTTGCCGAGCGATCGCATCGCTCCCCTAACCAATGGTAATCGGTCTCCCTCTAACCAGCAGGTTCTGTTTCGTCCCCATGATATCCGGATTAGTTTGGAACCCGATGAGAAAACTCGCCCAGCCGTTGTCGGGCGTGTCATCTACATGGGCTGGGATGTACAAGTTGAGTTGTCTTTGGCAGATGGAAGTATCATTCAAGCCACTTTAAATAGTGATGATTTCCGCAGCCTTGGGCTAACCCGACAGCAGAAAGTTTATCTTTCCTTAAAACAGACAAAGACCTTTTCTGAAGCGAACTATAAATATTCACAAGTCCATGTTTAG
- a CDS encoding Crp/Fnr family transcriptional regulator: protein MSLLIPSEPAALISDSAFKKVEDYQFSDSVSQQIFQTPPSFISRRNYLRGDPKFFWLIRKGFVRTFTYTENGNTVTLGIWGRGDIISPSLSSVPNYFIEAMTAVEAIPIYTQNWQPPTELILKYWQQTERLLLARAEMSVSLILMNILNWLSKRFGQLDDKGLLIDLNLTHQDLSELCGTSRVTVTRLLKQFEEDGLILRDSRKITLVSTTKPWHYEI from the coding sequence ATGAGTCTACTTATTCCTTCAGAACCAGCCGCTCTAATCTCTGATAGTGCTTTCAAAAAAGTTGAAGACTACCAGTTTTCTGATTCAGTGAGTCAACAGATTTTCCAAACTCCCCCAAGTTTTATTTCTCGGCGAAATTATTTACGCGGAGATCCTAAGTTTTTTTGGTTAATACGAAAAGGCTTTGTTCGCACATTTACGTATACCGAAAATGGGAATACTGTCACCTTGGGGATTTGGGGACGTGGTGATATTATTAGCCCTTCACTGTCCTCCGTTCCGAACTACTTTATCGAGGCAATGACAGCCGTTGAAGCCATCCCAATTTACACCCAAAATTGGCAGCCTCCCACAGAACTAATTCTGAAGTACTGGCAGCAAACAGAACGTTTACTCTTAGCTCGTGCTGAGATGAGTGTTAGCCTCATTTTGATGAATATTTTAAATTGGTTATCAAAACGTTTTGGTCAATTGGACGATAAGGGCTTATTGATTGATTTAAATCTAACACATCAAGACTTATCAGAACTGTGCGGGACTAGCCGGGTGACAGTTACTCGTTTGTTGAAACAATTTGAGGAAGATGGTTTAATCCTTAGGGATTCCCGCAAAATCACGCTAGTTTCAACGACGAAACCTTGGCATTATGAGATTTGA
- the cysT gene encoding sulfate ABC transporter permease subunit CysT, with protein MNKLPFSSSKPSIPVLNKIPWYWWGIGGYLSIMLFLPLAAVVLYTQRLSLSEIWRIATTPVALAAYEVTFSTALFAALFNGLTGVGIAWVLIRYEFPGKRIIDAGIDLPFALPTAVAGLSLATVYNERGWIGSLLAPLGIQVSFTRLGVLVAMVFISLPFVVRTVQPVLQELEPELEEAAWCMGASRWQTFRRVLLPPLLPAILTGVALGFSRAVGEYGSISIIAGNIPFQDLIAPVLIFQRLEQFDYAGAAVIGSVMLLVSLVSLLVINFLQRWGKWMNQA; from the coding sequence ATGAATAAACTTCCTTTCTCCTCTAGTAAGCCTTCAATTCCTGTTCTCAATAAAATTCCTTGGTACTGGTGGGGGATTGGCGGCTATCTGAGCATCATGCTTTTCCTTCCTCTGGCGGCAGTCGTGCTTTATACCCAACGGCTGAGCTTGTCAGAAATCTGGCGAATTGCGACGACTCCTGTTGCCTTGGCGGCCTATGAAGTTACCTTTAGTACTGCTTTGTTCGCGGCCCTATTCAATGGGTTGACTGGGGTAGGTATTGCTTGGGTTTTGATCCGATATGAGTTTCCTGGTAAGCGTATTATTGATGCTGGCATTGATTTACCGTTTGCTTTACCAACAGCTGTTGCTGGATTGAGCTTAGCTACAGTCTATAACGAGAGGGGATGGATTGGTTCCCTATTGGCTCCCTTAGGGATTCAAGTCTCGTTTACACGCCTGGGGGTTCTAGTGGCAATGGTCTTCATTTCTCTTCCCTTTGTAGTTCGGACGGTTCAACCGGTTTTACAAGAGTTGGAGCCTGAATTGGAGGAAGCTGCGTGGTGCATGGGAGCGTCCCGTTGGCAAACCTTTCGTCGCGTCTTACTACCACCATTATTGCCTGCTATTCTCACGGGTGTAGCCTTAGGCTTTTCCCGTGCTGTGGGAGAGTATGGTTCGATTTCGATTATTGCCGGAAATATTCCCTTTCAGGATTTGATTGCACCGGTTTTGATTTTTCAACGGCTGGAACAGTTTGATTATGCTGGAGCAGCGGTGATTGGTTCTGTGATGTTATTGGTGTCTTTAGTTTCTCTGTTGGTGATTAATTTCTTACAGCGTTGGGGAAAATGGATGAATCAAGCTTGA
- a CDS encoding Crp/Fnr family transcriptional regulator has protein sequence MAKPADTPATATIAEEVTRSNYLFRGMDQMELSELLNSEGVARQKLYSSRPVYTAFRPDTSTDVLYVVVSGGPVIVRSTPLDRIVALTYPGSCFGMRNLALAYGRVSRSFPSLVEAYKTTNAIEIPVGIAKTLYTENEVFRERYDYLFELREKFQYHLLNCSTYPPQAVATLLRALIYQERSLGNQPQADGLYVFDLPVDIIAHSAQLNHRTVEQVLKGMRRQGLILPPQDDDPSTDTLRVADAEGLKEVYSATRDKVDWWPLK, from the coding sequence ATGGCAAAGCCTGCGGACACTCCAGCAACGGCGACGATTGCGGAGGAGGTAACCCGGAGTAACTATTTATTTCGGGGAATGGATCAGATGGAGCTATCGGAGTTACTCAACTCTGAGGGTGTCGCTCGGCAAAAGCTTTATTCGAGCCGACCGGTCTACACGGCGTTTCGCCCGGATACCTCAACCGACGTCTTATATGTCGTGGTGAGTGGTGGGCCTGTCATTGTCCGCAGTACTCCTTTAGATCGCATTGTTGCCTTGACCTATCCTGGAAGCTGTTTCGGGATGCGTAACCTGGCTCTGGCTTATGGGCGAGTGAGTCGTTCCTTTCCTAGTTTGGTAGAAGCCTATAAGACTACGAATGCGATCGAGATTCCGGTTGGGATTGCCAAAACCTTATACACCGAGAACGAGGTGTTTCGAGAACGCTACGATTATCTGTTTGAATTGCGGGAGAAATTTCAATATCACCTGCTCAATTGCAGTACCTATCCTCCCCAAGCTGTGGCAACTCTTTTGCGGGCTTTAATCTACCAAGAGCGATCATTAGGGAATCAACCCCAGGCGGATGGCCTCTATGTCTTTGACTTACCCGTGGATATCATTGCCCACAGTGCGCAGTTGAACCATCGCACGGTTGAACAAGTCCTAAAAGGGATGCGTCGCCAAGGACTCATTTTGCCGCCCCAGGATGATGATCCCTCGACCGATACGCTTCGGGTTGCCGATGCGGAAGGCTTGAAAGAGGTTTATAGTGCCACCCGAGACAAGGTGGACTGGTGGCCCCTGAAATAG
- a CDS encoding NIL domain-containing protein gives MSDTINRTIHLCIPKKYQQEPIISKLTSEYHLNVNISAALLGTDSYSSGWFEIHLEGEEQSIQAAIAYLTDLKVVVQKIEAW, from the coding sequence ATGTCTGACACTATCAATCGAACCATTCACCTTTGCATTCCCAAGAAATATCAACAAGAACCAATCATCTCTAAATTGACCTCAGAGTATCACCTGAATGTCAATATCTCAGCAGCTTTGCTAGGGACTGATAGCTATAGTAGTGGCTGGTTTGAGATTCATCTTGAGGGAGAAGAACAGTCCATTCAAGCTGCGATCGCCTATCTAACAGACTTGAAGGTTGTAGTGCAAAAAATAGAGGCATGGTGA
- a CDS encoding DUF4351 domain-containing protein produces MTQEPKTDYDSPWKQLLEADFQQFMEFFFPRAAAQIDWEQPVTFLDKELQQVVRDADLGKRLADKLVQVSLRTGDEVWVLIHVEVQNQPESNFAERMFCYYYRIRDRYSRQVASFAVLGDDQPSWRPQQFTDELFDCQVDFRFPIVKLLDYQTQWDQLEASDNVFAIVVMAHLKTLETRHNGRERQRWKFALIRGLYQRGFEAEEVISLLHFIDWLMNLPEELNQQLWQQVSLLEEEQRMQYMTSFERRARQEGLEQGVRLGKVELVRQLLSERLGSLDAEMLSRLDQLSSSQLDALARQLFQFQSLNDLDGWLDSLDS; encoded by the coding sequence ATGACCCAAGAGCCGAAGACCGATTACGATAGTCCATGGAAACAACTCCTAGAAGCGGATTTTCAGCAGTTCATGGAGTTCTTCTTCCCTCGCGCGGCGGCACAAATTGACTGGGAACAACCGGTCACCTTTCTCGATAAAGAACTCCAGCAGGTGGTGCGCGACGCCGATTTGGGGAAACGCCTAGCGGATAAACTGGTACAAGTGTCCCTCAGGACCGGGGATGAGGTTTGGGTGTTGATTCATGTTGAAGTGCAGAATCAACCCGAGTCGAACTTTGCCGAGCGGATGTTTTGCTATTATTACCGGATTCGCGATCGCTACTCCCGCCAAGTGGCGAGTTTCGCAGTTCTCGGCGATGACCAACCCTCCTGGCGACCGCAGCAGTTCACGGATGAGTTATTTGACTGTCAGGTGGACTTCCGCTTTCCCATCGTCAAGCTTCTGGATTACCAGACCCAGTGGGACCAGTTAGAGGCCAGCGACAATGTGTTTGCCATTGTCGTGATGGCACACCTCAAAACCCTCGAAACTCGTCATAATGGGAGAGAGCGCCAACGCTGGAAGTTTGCCCTAATTCGAGGACTCTATCAACGAGGCTTTGAGGCGGAGGAGGTGATTAGTCTCCTACATTTCATCGATTGGTTGATGAATCTCCCCGAAGAACTGAATCAGCAACTGTGGCAACAAGTCAGTCTGTTAGAGGAGGAACAACGTATGCAGTATATGACGAGCTTTGAACGTCGCGCTAGACAGGAAGGTCTTGAACAGGGAGTTCGGCTGGGTAAGGTTGAATTAGTACGTCAACTGTTGAGTGAGCGTCTGGGTTCCTTGGATGCTGAGATGCTGTCTCGGCTGGACCAACTCTCCTCAAGCCAACTGGATGCTCTGGCGCGTCAACTGTTCCAATTCCAGAGTCTCAATGACTTGGATGGATGGCTGGACAGCCTGGACTCTTAA
- the cysW gene encoding sulfate ABC transporter permease subunit CysW: MNFQNLTIFQKWNPLHWSWEVWDPRFWIKPVRSQGANSKLTLGEISLVFGVLILVSLILFIPAINIFVGAFADGWEPFVATLRSREFLHAAGLTLQIALVVVPLNVVFGIITAWALARHHHFPGRTLLLSLIDLPFSISPVVAGLMLVLLYGRQGWFGPTLESWGIRIMFAFPAMAIATAFVSMPFVAREVLPVLEEIGREQEEAAKTLGANDWQTFWRVTLPSIRYSLLYGIVLTNARAMGEFGAVAVVSGNLIGRTQSLPLYVEEMHNQYQTQSSYSAAVVLACLAAITLIAKAFLERKTGRVGGH; the protein is encoded by the coding sequence ATGAATTTTCAAAATTTGACTATTTTTCAAAAGTGGAATCCCCTGCATTGGTCTTGGGAAGTCTGGGATCCTCGGTTTTGGATTAAACCGGTGCGATCGCAGGGGGCAAATTCAAAGTTGACCCTAGGAGAAATTTCCCTGGTTTTTGGCGTACTCATCTTGGTGAGTCTGATTCTCTTTATTCCCGCCATTAACATCTTTGTGGGTGCTTTTGCCGATGGATGGGAACCCTTTGTAGCCACCTTAAGGTCGCGGGAGTTTCTTCATGCTGCTGGCTTAACTTTGCAAATTGCGTTGGTGGTTGTTCCCTTAAATGTCGTCTTTGGAATCATCACGGCCTGGGCGTTAGCGCGCCATCATCATTTTCCGGGACGAACTTTATTGTTAAGTTTAATCGATTTACCCTTCTCGATATCTCCAGTGGTGGCTGGCTTGATGCTGGTATTACTCTATGGTCGTCAGGGTTGGTTTGGTCCAACCTTAGAGTCTTGGGGAATCCGTATTATGTTTGCATTTCCTGCAATGGCGATCGCAACAGCATTTGTTTCAATGCCCTTTGTAGCCAGAGAAGTACTACCCGTATTAGAGGAAATTGGACGGGAACAGGAAGAAGCTGCAAAAACTTTAGGAGCTAATGATTGGCAAACATTTTGGCGAGTGACTCTCCCCTCAATTCGCTATAGCTTACTCTATGGAATTGTTCTGACTAATGCTCGGGCAATGGGAGAGTTTGGTGCTGTTGCTGTTGTCTCTGGAAATCTCATTGGACGAACTCAAAGTCTGCCTTTGTATGTCGAAGAAATGCACAATCAATATCAAACTCAGTCCTCGTATTCTGCTGCCGTTGTTTTGGCTTGCTTGGCAGCCATTACACTGATAGCAAAAGCATTTCTAGAACGTAAAACTGGACGAGTTGGAGGTCATTAA